A portion of the Saimiri boliviensis isolate mSaiBol1 chromosome 1, mSaiBol1.pri, whole genome shotgun sequence genome contains these proteins:
- the LOC141581626 gene encoding uncharacterized protein LOC141581626, with product MGNTLSCCLCPRGRRRRGLRRWPEDLSFSSDINGAVASKGPGQHRRNKSNTGARPIWCPCWLCGAVSGSYDLDEAVSSTSADQGREEQRPSREITELPNARPMQSQHRMHWAEPICSHNINEREVAKAPDRTAVEPALRDLGAGDGHDLQHISDQEMPKGKAMNDAVYPQARLWLTLIPVLIPTPNPPRHPRPRAPPSWP from the coding sequence ATGGGGAACACGCTGAGTTGTTGTTTGTGCCCCAGAGGCAGACGCAGGCGAGGTCTGCGTAGGTGGCCTGAGGATCTGTCCTTCAGCTCTGACATCAATGGGGCGGTGGCAAGCAAAGGTCCAGGCCAACACAGAAGGAACAAGTCCAACACCGGTGCCAGACCCATTTGGTGCCCGTGCTGGCTGTGTGGGGCGGTGTCCGGCAGCTATGACCTCGACGAGGCAGTGTCGAGCACAAGTGCAGaccaaggcagagaggagcagaggcCGAGCAGAGAGATCACGGAACTCCCCAATGCCAGACCCATGCAGAGCCAGCACAGGATGCACTGGGCAGAACCGATCTGCAGCCATAACATCAATGAGAGGGAGGTGGCGAAAGCGCCAGACCGTACTGCTGTGGAGCCTGCCCTGCGGGATTTGGGAGCCGGCGACGGCCATGACCTGCAGCACATCAGCGACCAGGAGATGCCCAAAGGTAAGGCAATGAATGATGCTGTTTACCCTCAGGCACGCCTCTGGCTGACACTCATACCAGTTCTCATTCCTACCCCCAACCCCCCGAGGCATCCACGGCCTCGGGCTCCTCCTTCCTGGccctag